The Campylobacter concisus nucleotide sequence TAGTAGCTTGTTTTTAATTTTAAAAAATAGTAAAATAGTATCAATTTAACTGAAAATAGGGCAATGATTTTACATAATGCATTTCTCAATCGCTTTTATTCATTCGCAACTTTTATTGAATCTTACAGTGGCTCAAATGTCGCAAAGATCGGTGAAATCGCACTTGCAAATGGCGGAGTACTATTTTTTGACGAATTTCCACACTTTTCTAAACAAGTGATAGAGAGCCTAAGAGAGCCACTAGAGGACAATCAAATCCACATCGCAAGAGTGAATTCAAAAGTGACTTATGAGACTAAATTTATCTTCGTAGCCGCTCAAAATCCATGCCCTTGTGGAAATTTATTCTCTCGCAATCTAAATTGCAAATGCAGTGAAAATGAGATAAAAAACTATAAATCAAGAATTTCAGCTCCAGTGCTCGACCGCATTGATTTAAAAGTTGCCATGGACGAGAGCGCGCCAGGTGACAAGGCGAGTTTGAGCTCACAGCAGATGAGTGAGATGGTCTTAAAAGCCTTTATATTTCAAAAAAGGCGCGATCAAGATGAACTAAATGGCAAGCTAAATGACGCACAAGTAGAAAAATTTTGTCTATTAGATAATGAAGCAAGAGAAATTTTACAAAAGGCGGCCTCGAGGTACAATCTTTCTCAAAGAGGCATAAAAAGGACACTTAGAGTGGCTAGAAGCATCGCTGACCTTGATGAGAGTGAGCAAATTTTAAAGCCCCACATCTTAGAGGCGCTTAGTTTTAGGGCATAAAGATGAAAAATTTATATTTAGATACGAGAATTTTAGACGAGAGGGCAAGAGAGAAATTTAACCTCAGTGAAGAAATTTTAATGGAAAACGCCGCCGCCGGCATAACAAATTTCGTACGTAAGAAATTTAAAAAAGGTATGAGGGTACTTGGCATTTGCGGTGGTGGAAATAACGGTGCTGACGTGCTTTGCACTTTAAGGATGCTAGAGGGCGAGTTTGAGTGCGAATTTATCCTGATTAGCCAAAATTTAAAGCCACTTGCGAGCAAACAGCTTGAACGTGCAAAACTAGCTAATGTGCACGAAAGCCACGATATAGATATTAGTTTAAAAGAGGCAAACTGTGTCATAGATGGACTTTTTGGCTCTGGTTTAAATAGAAATTTAGACGAAAATCACATAGAGCTTATCTCAAAGATAAACAAAAGTTCTGCCTACACCATCGCTTGCGATATGCCAAGTGGACTAAGTAACGATGGCAAGGTGCTAGGTGCTTGCGTAAAAGCAGACACCACTATCACGATGGGAGCTAGAAAGCTTGGGCTTTATAGCGACGCTGCAAAAGACTTTGTTGGCAAGATAAAGGTCGCTGATCTTGGCATAAGCGTGCAAAACTACGAGTGTGAGAGTGGCTATCACTTGCTTGAAAAACGCGACCTTGTGCTTCCAAATAGAAAAAATCAGTGCGTAAATAAGGGCGACTTTGGCCACGCATTTATCATATCTGGCGAGCATATAGGAGCTAGCAAACTTTGCGCAAAGGCGGCATTTGCCTTTGGGTCTGGGCTAGTTAGTGTGATAAGCAATGAGAGTCTAAATTTGCCAACGCAGATCATGCAAGCTAGCAAGATAAGTGAGAAAATGAACGCTGGAGCCGTTGGTATGGGGCTTGGCAAAAAGGGCGTAGAAGAGCTTGATGCACAAATTTTAAAGGGTAAAAAGCTAGTGCTTGACGCTGATATCTTTTATAGCCCAAAAGTGCGTGACCTGCTAGATGAGAACTGCGTCTTGACACCTCATCCAAAGGAGTTTTGCTCACTTTTAAGGCTTTGTAATATAGCAGATATC carries:
- a CDS encoding NAD(P)H-hydrate dehydratase, whose product is MKNLYLDTRILDERAREKFNLSEEILMENAAAGITNFVRKKFKKGMRVLGICGGGNNGADVLCTLRMLEGEFECEFILISQNLKPLASKQLERAKLANVHESHDIDISLKEANCVIDGLFGSGLNRNLDENHIELISKINKSSAYTIACDMPSGLSNDGKVLGACVKADTTITMGARKLGLYSDAAKDFVGKIKVADLGISVQNYECESGYHLLEKRDLVLPNRKNQCVNKGDFGHAFIISGEHIGASKLCAKAAFAFGSGLVSVISNESLNLPTQIMQASKISEKMNAGAVGMGLGKKGVEELDAQILKGKKLVLDADIFYSPKVRDLLDENCVLTPHPKEFCSLLRLCNIADIDVKTLQENRFAYAKSWSEKFKAVLVLKGANTIIAKDGKIYIMPYGKNTLAKGGSGDVLSGLVLALLAQGHEPLDAAISATLAHALSLRNFGKNSYALEPTDIIKGVKCLRKK